In Psychrobacter immobilis, a single genomic region encodes these proteins:
- the fadB gene encoding fatty acid oxidation complex subunit alpha FadB: MVYQGNRITVTMLEDGIANMQYNAENESVNKFDAETNKQFGEAVTALEKADDVKGLIVTSSKGVFIAGADITEFVASFKQPEEEIKDWVININDAFNRFEDLPFPKVAAINGAALGGGCEMTLVCEYRVMSDKAIIGLPETQLGIFPGFGGTVRSTRVIGIDNALELIATGTPKKPLDALKLGLVDATVAADDLQDAAIDLVKKCISGELDWKAKREEKLVPVKLNQLEQAMAFNSAKGMIFAKANPKQYPAPALAIAAMEKHVNLPRDKAIEVEAAGFAKAAKTPQAESLVGLFLSDQLVKKLAKQHSKKAHEINEAAVLGAGIMGGGIAYQAASKGLPIIMKDIKSEQLDLGMGEASKLLGKMVDRGKMTPTKMGETLSRIRPTLNYGDFAETDIVIEAVVENPNVKRAVLKEVEGLVKDDCILASNTSTISITFLAEALERPENFVGMHFFNPVHRMPLVEVIRGEKSSEEAIATTVALASKMGKVPVVVNDCPGFLVNRVLFPYFGAFDLLLKQGADFAHVDKVMEKFGWPMGPAYLIDVVGLDTGVHGAEVMAEGFPDRMKPDYKGAIELLYENKRLGQKNGVGFYKYEMDKRGKPKKVADEATYELLKTTTDSDKQTFEDQAIIDRTMLAFCNETVRCLEDNIVSTPSEADMAMIMGVGFPPFRGGPCRYIDQMGLDNYLALCEKYAYLGKAYEAPQKIRDMAAAGETFYATA; this comes from the coding sequence ATGGTATACCAAGGAAATCGCATCACGGTGACAATGCTAGAGGATGGCATCGCCAACATGCAGTACAACGCCGAAAATGAGAGCGTGAACAAGTTTGATGCTGAAACCAATAAGCAATTTGGTGAAGCCGTTACTGCTTTAGAAAAAGCCGATGACGTTAAGGGTTTAATTGTTACTTCGAGCAAAGGCGTGTTTATTGCTGGTGCTGACATTACAGAATTTGTGGCGTCTTTTAAACAGCCAGAAGAAGAGATTAAAGATTGGGTTATTAATATTAATGACGCCTTTAATCGCTTTGAAGACCTGCCTTTCCCGAAAGTAGCGGCCATCAATGGCGCGGCGCTTGGCGGTGGTTGTGAGATGACCTTGGTTTGTGAATATCGCGTCATGAGCGACAAAGCCATCATCGGTCTACCAGAAACCCAACTGGGTATCTTCCCAGGTTTTGGTGGTACGGTTCGTAGTACGCGTGTCATCGGTATCGATAATGCGCTTGAGTTGATTGCGACTGGTACACCAAAGAAACCACTTGATGCCCTAAAACTAGGCTTGGTTGATGCGACTGTTGCTGCTGATGATTTGCAAGATGCTGCCATTGATTTAGTCAAAAAATGTATCTCAGGTGAGCTTGATTGGAAAGCGAAGCGTGAAGAGAAACTCGTTCCTGTTAAATTAAATCAGCTTGAGCAAGCGATGGCGTTTAACAGTGCCAAAGGTATGATCTTTGCTAAAGCCAATCCTAAGCAATATCCTGCGCCAGCACTGGCTATCGCTGCGATGGAAAAACACGTTAACTTACCACGTGATAAAGCGATTGAAGTAGAAGCCGCTGGTTTTGCAAAAGCGGCGAAAACCCCACAAGCAGAAAGCTTGGTTGGTTTGTTCTTAAGCGATCAGTTGGTTAAAAAATTAGCCAAGCAGCATAGCAAAAAAGCGCATGAAATCAATGAAGCGGCAGTACTAGGCGCTGGTATCATGGGTGGCGGTATCGCTTATCAAGCAGCCAGCAAAGGCTTGCCAATCATCATGAAAGACATCAAGTCTGAGCAATTAGACCTTGGTATGGGCGAAGCCAGCAAGTTACTTGGCAAAATGGTCGATCGCGGCAAAATGACCCCAACTAAAATGGGTGAAACCTTAAGCCGTATCCGTCCTACTTTGAATTATGGTGATTTTGCTGAGACTGATATCGTTATCGAAGCAGTCGTAGAAAATCCAAACGTGAAGCGTGCGGTATTAAAAGAAGTGGAAGGCTTGGTAAAAGACGACTGTATCCTAGCGTCAAACACGTCGACTATCTCTATTACATTCTTGGCTGAAGCACTTGAGCGTCCAGAAAACTTCGTTGGTATGCATTTCTTTAACCCAGTACATCGTATGCCATTGGTCGAAGTTATCCGCGGTGAGAAATCATCTGAAGAAGCGATTGCGACCACGGTTGCGCTAGCGTCTAAAATGGGTAAAGTGCCTGTTGTCGTTAACGATTGCCCAGGTTTCTTAGTCAACCGTGTCTTGTTCCCATACTTTGGCGCTTTTGATTTGCTGCTTAAGCAAGGTGCTGATTTTGCTCATGTCGATAAAGTCATGGAAAAATTCGGCTGGCCGATGGGTCCAGCTTATCTAATCGACGTTGTTGGTTTAGATACTGGTGTTCATGGCGCAGAAGTCATGGCAGAAGGTTTCCCTGACCGCATGAAGCCTGATTATAAAGGCGCGATTGAGCTTTTATATGAAAACAAACGCCTAGGTCAGAAAAACGGCGTTGGTTTCTACAAGTATGAAATGGACAAACGCGGCAAGCCAAAGAAAGTTGCTGATGAAGCCACCTATGAGCTATTAAAAACCACCACAGATAGCGACAAGCAAACGTTTGAAGATCAAGCGATTATTGACCGCACTATGCTAGCGTTCTGTAATGAGACTGTACGTTGCCTAGAAGACAACATCGTCAGCACGCCATCAGAAGCTGATATGGCGATGATTATGGGCGTTGGTTTCCCGCCATTCCGCGGTGGACCTTGCCGTTATATTGACCAAATGGGTTTAGATAACTACTTGGCACTGTGTGAAAAATACGCATACCTTGGTAAAGCTTATGAAGCCCCGCAGAAGATTCGCGACATGGCAGCAGCAGGCGAGACCTTTTACGCCACCGCGTAA
- a CDS encoding isochorismatase family protein, translating to MSTMITDRTYRIARENTQAMIIDVQERLTPHIYDHENIVKKTVTLIKGLQALNIPIMLNEQYKKGLGDTLPEIREVLEGDNAKSFEKVTFSACDNDDSWHYLAQQNRSIVLLFGVETHVCVLQTALDLLDNGMQPVIIGDAVGSRFPYDKKQAIRRIRRAGGVITTVETILFELCRSSKDPAFKTISNLIK from the coding sequence ATGTCTACTATGATTACCGACCGTACCTATCGAATCGCTCGCGAAAATACCCAAGCGATGATAATCGATGTTCAAGAACGCTTAACACCGCATATTTATGACCATGAAAACATCGTTAAAAAAACAGTGACGCTTATTAAGGGTCTGCAAGCACTGAATATTCCTATCATGCTCAATGAACAGTATAAAAAAGGGCTCGGCGATACGCTACCTGAAATACGCGAGGTGTTAGAAGGCGATAACGCCAAAAGCTTTGAAAAGGTTACTTTTAGCGCTTGTGATAATGATGATTCGTGGCATTATTTAGCACAGCAAAATCGAAGTATTGTTTTGCTATTTGGCGTAGAGACACATGTCTGTGTACTACAAACAGCGCTTGATTTGCTAGATAATGGTATGCAGCCGGTTATTATTGGGGATGCGGTGGGTTCTCGTTTTCCGTATGATAAAAAGCAAGCAATTCGCCGTATTCGCCGTGCTGGTGGCGTGATTACCACAGTTGAAACCATTCTATTTGAGTTATGCCGCAGTAGTAAAGACCCTGCTTTTAAAACCATTAGTAACTTGATTAAATAG
- the asd gene encoding archaetidylserine decarboxylase (Phosphatidylserine decarboxylase is synthesized as a single chain precursor. Generation of the pyruvoyl active site from a Ser is coupled to cleavage of a Gly-Ser bond between the larger (beta) and smaller (alpha chains). It is an integral membrane protein.), which yields MNVFTTLQQLVPQQQLSKVAGRLAASRHPYVKRTFIRSFAKAYNVSLDEYERQSLNAYESFNDFFTRELKEDARPIDITPNGIVSPADGIISQLGQIDDHKLLQAKGRYYDVGQLLADSEDGRYFADGSFATVYLAPSNYHRVHMPFAGTLTKTRYVPGTLFSVNNTTAANVPDLFARNERLVCLFDTAYGKAAVVMVGAMIVAGIETVATGKIARTDDIQEAEHNMSFEKGDELGRFYLGSTAIVILPKGAKADWQDSMKADSVVKMGQLLGTTNA from the coding sequence ATGAATGTATTCACTACTTTACAACAGCTTGTCCCGCAGCAGCAACTGAGTAAAGTTGCTGGGCGCCTAGCCGCTAGCCGCCATCCTTATGTTAAACGCACGTTTATCCGCAGCTTTGCTAAAGCCTACAACGTCAGCTTGGACGAGTATGAGCGCCAAAGTCTCAACGCCTATGAGAGCTTTAATGATTTTTTTACTCGTGAGCTAAAAGAAGACGCGCGCCCTATCGACATAACGCCTAATGGTATCGTCAGTCCTGCCGATGGTATTATCTCGCAGTTGGGTCAAATTGACGACCATAAATTGCTCCAAGCAAAAGGTCGCTATTATGACGTTGGTCAACTGCTTGCTGACAGTGAAGATGGCCGCTATTTTGCGGATGGGAGTTTTGCAACGGTTTATCTTGCCCCCAGTAACTATCACCGTGTACATATGCCCTTCGCCGGCACTCTGACCAAAACCCGTTATGTACCGGGTACGCTGTTTTCGGTCAACAATACTACGGCGGCGAACGTGCCAGACTTATTTGCGCGTAATGAACGCTTGGTTTGTCTGTTTGATACAGCATATGGTAAAGCAGCGGTGGTGATGGTTGGGGCGATGATTGTCGCTGGTATCGAAACGGTGGCAACTGGTAAAATTGCCCGCACTGATGATATTCAAGAAGCTGAGCACAATATGAGCTTTGAGAAAGGCGATGAGCTGGGTCGTTTTTATTTAGGCTCAACCGCAATTGTCATTCTACCAAAAGGCGCAAAAGCAGATTGGCAAGACAGTATGAAAGCCGATAGTGTGGTAAAAATGGGACAGCTACTAGGGACTACTAACGCTTAA
- the fadA gene encoding acetyl-CoA C-acyltransferase FadA: protein MTILSPKDVVIVDGVRSAMGKTKNGMFRHVRADSMSAELVRALVERNDFDPRDVEDIIWGCVNQTLEQGLNIGRNIGLLAGIPKTAGGQTVNRLCGSSMQALHTAAAQIMTNQGDVFIIGGVEHMGHVGMMHGVDLNPEASKHYAKASNMMGLTAEMLGRMNNITREEQDAFGLESHRRAWAATTEGRFDNEIIGIEGHDEAGRLQLCTVDEVIRPDATMEQMQKLRPAFDPVSGTVTAATSSALSDGASAMLIMSAQKAKELGLKPRARIRSMAVAGCDAAIMGYGPVPATQKALKRAGMSIDDMQTIELNEAFAAQGLSVLKALNLTDKQDIVNINGGAIALGHPLGCSGARITVTLLNAMEQSDTEIGLATMCIGLGQGIATIIERV, encoded by the coding sequence ATGACAATTTTAAGTCCAAAAGACGTGGTCATCGTAGATGGCGTACGCTCAGCGATGGGTAAAACCAAAAACGGTATGTTCCGTCATGTCCGCGCTGATAGCATGTCTGCTGAATTGGTTCGTGCATTGGTTGAACGTAATGACTTTGACCCACGTGACGTCGAAGACATCATTTGGGGCTGTGTCAATCAGACCTTAGAGCAAGGCTTGAACATCGGTCGTAACATCGGTCTGCTAGCTGGTATTCCAAAAACTGCTGGTGGCCAAACAGTCAACCGTCTATGTGGTTCGTCTATGCAGGCGCTACATACTGCTGCGGCGCAGATCATGACCAACCAAGGTGATGTGTTCATCATCGGTGGTGTTGAGCATATGGGTCACGTCGGCATGATGCATGGTGTTGATCTGAACCCTGAAGCATCAAAGCACTATGCAAAAGCCTCAAACATGATGGGCTTAACTGCTGAAATGCTTGGTCGTATGAATAACATCACTCGTGAAGAGCAAGATGCCTTTGGTCTTGAGTCGCATCGCCGTGCATGGGCTGCGACCACTGAAGGTCGTTTTGACAATGAAATCATCGGTATCGAAGGTCATGACGAAGCGGGTCGCTTGCAATTATGTACTGTCGATGAAGTGATTCGTCCAGATGCCACGATGGAGCAAATGCAAAAGCTACGTCCAGCCTTTGATCCAGTAAGCGGTACAGTGACTGCTGCTACCTCATCTGCATTATCTGATGGTGCCTCAGCAATGCTAATCATGAGTGCGCAAAAAGCCAAAGAGCTAGGTCTTAAACCTCGCGCTCGTATTCGTAGCATGGCAGTCGCTGGTTGTGATGCGGCTATCATGGGTTACGGTCCAGTACCTGCGACGCAAAAAGCGCTTAAGCGTGCTGGCATGAGCATCGATGATATGCAAACAATCGAGCTAAACGAAGCTTTTGCAGCGCAGGGCTTATCAGTACTAAAAGCCTTAAACTTGACGGACAAGCAAGACATCGTCAACATTAATGGTGGCGCGATTGCATTAGGTCATCCACTAGGGTGTTCAGGTGCTCGTATCACGGTTACTTTGCTAAACGCCATGGAGCAGTCAGATACTGAAATTGGTCTAGCGACTATGTGTATCGGTCTTGGCCAAGGTATCGCGACTATTATTGAGCGTGTGTAA
- a CDS encoding DUF1287 domain-containing protein: protein MRVTGTYKVFAKSLVFVSLLTLAQLTQAAAPISNGDKLAHDAKKQIGITASYDPAYRKLDFPRGDVPIETGVCTDVIVRAYRLQNIDLQQLVNHDMMSNWSAYPKTWGLKSTDKNIDHRRVPNLEVFFARHAKTLSTTDKASFQAGDVVTWRLPNGNLPHTGIVSDKVAADGTPLIIHNIGRGTQEENILFAYPILKHFRY, encoded by the coding sequence ATGAGAGTCACTGGCACTTATAAGGTTTTCGCTAAATCGCTCGTCTTTGTTAGCCTATTAACTTTGGCGCAACTAACTCAGGCTGCCGCACCTATTAGTAATGGTGATAAACTGGCGCACGATGCCAAAAAACAGATCGGCATTACCGCCAGCTATGATCCTGCTTACCGCAAGTTGGATTTTCCGCGTGGCGATGTGCCGATAGAAACTGGCGTCTGTACCGATGTTATCGTCCGTGCTTATCGCTTGCAAAATATAGATCTACAGCAATTAGTCAACCATGATATGATGTCAAATTGGTCGGCTTATCCAAAGACTTGGGGGCTGAAATCAACCGATAAGAATATCGATCATCGCCGAGTGCCCAATCTTGAAGTGTTTTTTGCGCGTCACGCAAAGACATTATCGACGACTGATAAAGCCAGTTTTCAAGCAGGGGATGTGGTGACGTGGCGGCTACCGAATGGTAATTTGCCGCATACAGGTATTGTCTCCGATAAAGTCGCTGCGGATGGTACACCGCTGATTATTCACAATATCGGACGCGGTACGCAAGAAGAAAACATCTTATTTGCTTATCCTATTCTCAAGCACTTTCGTTATTGA
- the phoR gene encoding phosphate regulon sensor histidine kinase PhoR, whose product MNTLISAQGDQQNKSLLATQQNTTDQLKKIRSALRALRDAVVLLNDDDGLEWWNQAAEDLMLLQLSDKGKCIFDFISAPEFRQYYQATTNPNDGAQDGVHIVSWRAPKRYLKCELTPFGDEKLLIIYDVTRLHHLEEMRRDFVANVSHELRTPLTVMMGYLENFSDQPDMPPHWKRGFELMSQQTARMNRIVNDLLLLSRIEIEETHELSYIDMTKLLTHVYDDAQAYNQEYGHTIHLQIDTYDGLYGSEMYLNSALSNLVINAIKYTPKGGNIAISWTKTSEGCRFAVEDNGIGIAPEHIARLTERFYRIDKGRSRATGGTGLGLAIVKHVLYQHEANLQIESVEGLGSTFSMVFPAAHIRSAAIP is encoded by the coding sequence ATGAACACCCTAATATCGGCTCAAGGCGACCAACAAAATAAGTCACTGCTAGCAACTCAGCAGAATACAACAGATCAACTCAAAAAAATTAGAAGCGCACTACGCGCATTGCGTGATGCGGTGGTTTTGCTCAATGACGATGATGGGCTCGAATGGTGGAATCAGGCCGCCGAAGATTTAATGTTGTTACAATTATCAGATAAAGGTAAGTGCATTTTTGACTTTATCAGTGCGCCTGAATTTCGTCAGTATTATCAGGCGACGACCAACCCTAACGATGGTGCTCAGGATGGTGTGCACATTGTCTCGTGGCGCGCGCCCAAGCGTTATTTAAAGTGTGAGCTCACGCCTTTTGGCGATGAGAAGCTGCTCATTATTTATGATGTGACGCGCTTGCATCATTTGGAGGAGATGCGCCGCGATTTTGTGGCGAATGTCTCGCATGAGTTACGCACACCGTTGACCGTCATGATGGGTTATCTAGAAAATTTTTCGGATCAGCCAGATATGCCGCCGCATTGGAAGCGCGGGTTTGAGCTGATGAGCCAACAGACTGCGCGTATGAATAGAATTGTAAATGACTTATTGCTGTTATCTCGCATCGAAATCGAAGAAACCCATGAGCTCAGTTATATTGATATGACCAAGCTGCTGACCCATGTTTATGATGATGCGCAAGCGTACAATCAAGAATATGGGCATACCATTCACTTGCAGATAGACACTTATGACGGACTGTATGGCTCAGAGATGTATCTAAATAGCGCGCTTTCTAATCTGGTGATTAATGCCATCAAATACACGCCCAAGGGCGGTAATATCGCCATTAGCTGGACAAAAACGTCAGAAGGTTGCCGATTTGCCGTCGAAGACAACGGTATTGGTATTGCACCTGAGCATATCGCACGGTTGACGGAGCGCTTTTATCGTATTGATAAAGGTCGTAGTCGGGCGACTGGCGGCACAGGGCTAGGTTTGGCAATCGTTAAACACGTTTTATATCAGCATGAGGCTAATTTACAAATTGAATCAGTAGAAGGGCTGGGCTCGACGTTCAGTATGGTATTTCCAGCTGCCCACATTAGATCAGCTGCGATACCCTAA
- a CDS encoding rhomboid family intramembrane serine protease has protein sequence MDNNKQSQYRYKDKNRSRNKKRVSKRDKKKRTQNLSAKESIIIKLKQVFLPYLGLSVLTILLFGALRWLLDIYLDILPLKEGYWDFGIPFLLSVLVVSIWMWPRYELLTLKWVKRSSSGYFFITMVLALVIPLVLSQNYLSKAAYEVIEVNSLNDIRHYPKQKYFRVNDFEPLKLESVSFIETQVISGRNFDSTLHIDYYIATPFIAAENIWLGSSYHTKYDNRADQSIKDSQYSAFINDSRHKYEAKDLSTISYFKKLKSSNSRNAYLHTISTANRQSNLPPLILKPETGLLADSLDRDFVWGFGSFFIGMVLCLLLVLAAEFDSQEKKGTQKHIQKRKHIQKPVKKRAPVSDVSKSLVVWFKNNKERPATLVLILTCIGAFILTVFMGMDIIDPLSRQVNSAGGLTMDAMQAGKYWRVVTSLFVHAGIMHLVMSLGMLFATGYILEKVLGPIRFAIAFFICGIFAHVLGVLYFDMDMAGVWGATFGLFGIAIPLVAFKVFNKKYRELFGGTIAAILIITLTSMFFAFINTLSYMVYYLLTLCFGVAFGVGMVMTQKQSLLRNARRHNI, from the coding sequence ATGGATAATAATAAGCAAAGCCAGTATAGGTATAAAGATAAAAATAGAAGCAGAAACAAAAAAAGAGTAAGCAAAAGGGATAAAAAGAAGCGAACACAAAACCTAAGCGCTAAAGAATCGATCATAATAAAACTAAAGCAAGTATTCTTGCCATATTTAGGTCTTAGTGTCCTGACCATTCTGCTTTTTGGGGCTTTACGCTGGTTGCTTGATATTTATCTAGATATTCTACCTTTAAAGGAAGGCTATTGGGATTTTGGTATTCCTTTTCTGTTATCTGTTTTAGTCGTTAGTATTTGGATGTGGCCGAGGTATGAGCTTTTAACCTTAAAATGGGTTAAGCGCAGTAGTTCAGGCTACTTTTTTATAACGATGGTTCTAGCATTAGTGATACCGCTCGTTCTCAGCCAAAACTATTTGTCCAAAGCGGCTTATGAGGTCATTGAAGTAAATAGCTTGAATGATATTCGTCATTATCCAAAGCAAAAGTATTTCAGAGTAAATGATTTTGAGCCACTCAAATTAGAGAGCGTTTCTTTTATAGAAACACAAGTAATCAGTGGACGAAATTTTGACTCAACATTGCATATTGATTATTACATTGCGACGCCATTTATAGCCGCTGAGAATATTTGGCTAGGTTCTAGCTACCACACGAAATACGATAATCGTGCAGACCAAAGTATTAAAGACAGTCAATACTCAGCGTTTATTAACGACTCGCGCCATAAGTACGAAGCCAAAGACCTCTCTACTATCAGCTACTTTAAGAAACTTAAATCATCAAATAGCAGAAATGCTTACTTACACACGATTTCTACGGCTAATAGGCAATCTAATTTGCCACCCTTGATATTGAAGCCAGAAACAGGATTACTTGCTGATAGCTTAGATCGTGATTTTGTTTGGGGATTTGGTTCGTTTTTTATTGGTATGGTGCTGTGCTTGTTGCTCGTTCTTGCAGCAGAGTTTGATAGTCAAGAAAAGAAAGGTACGCAAAAACATATACAAAAGCGAAAACATATACAAAAGCCTGTAAAAAAACGAGCACCAGTCAGTGATGTATCAAAAAGCCTAGTAGTTTGGTTTAAAAATAATAAAGAGCGACCTGCGACGTTGGTGTTAATACTGACCTGTATAGGTGCATTTATACTGACCGTATTCATGGGTATGGATATCATTGATCCTTTATCTAGACAGGTAAATAGTGCAGGTGGGTTGACGATGGACGCGATGCAAGCTGGTAAGTATTGGCGAGTAGTGACATCGCTTTTTGTACACGCAGGGATTATGCATTTAGTAATGAGTCTAGGGATGCTGTTTGCGACAGGTTATATTTTGGAAAAAGTATTGGGTCCTATACGTTTTGCGATTGCGTTTTTTATATGTGGTATTTTCGCTCATGTTTTAGGGGTACTATATTTTGATATGGATATGGCAGGTGTTTGGGGTGCTACATTTGGCTTGTTTGGTATCGCGATACCGTTGGTGGCCTTTAAGGTTTTTAATAAAAAATATCGAGAGCTATTCGGCGGTACTATCGCTGCGATATTAATCATTACTTTAACCAGCATGTTCTTTGCATTTATAAACACGCTCAGTTATATGGTGTATTATCTTTTAACCTTATGTTTTGGCGTTGCTTTCGGTGTGGGCATGGTCATGACTCAAAAACAGTCTTTATTACGTAATGCTAGGCGTCATAATATATAG
- the dtd gene encoding D-aminoacyl-tRNA deacylase, protein MKALIQRVRHASVTVDAQCVGTIEQGILAYIGLGPDDDLTSAQRMVDKILTYRIFDNDDDPAKYGKLDKNVQQVGGGLLLVSQFTLMAKTDKGRRPDFGGAMAPDAAQALFAQLVAYANTQHPNVATGQFGANMQVSSVNDGPLNFLLEVN, encoded by the coding sequence ATGAAAGCACTTATACAGCGCGTACGCCATGCTAGTGTCACCGTCGATGCGCAGTGTGTTGGTACGATTGAGCAAGGCATATTGGCTTATATTGGTTTAGGGCCTGATGACGACCTAACAAGCGCCCAGCGCATGGTGGATAAAATCCTCACCTATCGTATTTTTGACAATGACGATGATCCTGCCAAGTACGGCAAACTGGATAAAAACGTCCAGCAAGTTGGTGGTGGACTGTTATTGGTATCACAGTTTACGCTAATGGCAAAAACAGACAAGGGTCGCCGCCCTGACTTTGGTGGTGCGATGGCACCTGATGCGGCGCAAGCATTGTTTGCGCAATTGGTCGCCTATGCCAACACGCAACATCCAAACGTGGCAACTGGTCAATTTGGTGCCAATATGCAAGTGTCGAGCGTCAATGATGGGCCATTGAATTTCTTGTTAGAAGTAAATTGA
- a CDS encoding HD domain-containing protein — translation MPSTKPLLLTNPTLASNIDIDHVTHFLLELDALKRINRRSYVTHTTRKENSAEHSWHLAMACWSIAEQFELDVNHEKLLKMALVHDLGEIDAGDTFLFANSRSEAHIEERAGIARLQAEHGNGIMDLNEVWEEQETGSSKETQLLRVVDRLLPFLLNLNTNGKTWIDANVTCSQVTTALAFIKDSFPPIHDWLSKNIDYATQQGWLIDA, via the coding sequence ATGCCATCAACCAAACCCCTTTTATTAACCAACCCAACGCTTGCCTCAAACATTGATATAGATCATGTTACTCATTTCTTATTAGAGCTTGATGCGCTTAAACGTATCAATCGTCGTAGCTATGTGACGCATACCACACGCAAAGAAAACTCTGCCGAACATTCATGGCATTTAGCCATGGCGTGCTGGTCTATTGCTGAACAGTTTGAGCTAGATGTCAATCATGAAAAACTACTCAAGATGGCATTGGTACATGACTTGGGTGAGATTGACGCAGGCGATACGTTTTTATTCGCAAACAGTCGTAGCGAGGCGCACATTGAAGAACGTGCAGGCATTGCTCGATTGCAAGCTGAGCATGGCAATGGCATCATGGATTTAAATGAGGTTTGGGAAGAACAGGAGACGGGTAGTAGTAAAGAAACCCAGCTGCTCAGAGTGGTTGATCGCTTATTGCCTTTTTTATTGAATTTAAATACCAATGGAAAAACGTGGATTGATGCTAACGTCACGTGCTCGCAAGTGACTACAGCACTTGCTTTTATCAAAGACAGCTTTCCTCCCATTCATGATTGGCTATCAAAAAATATCGACTATGCGACTCAGCAAGGATGGTTGATTGATGCTTAA
- the phoB gene encoding phosphate regulon transcriptional regulator PhoB produces the protein MYNEQILIVEDEPAIREMIVMTLEMAGFDSLQAADVSEAHQQVVDHRPALILLDWMLPGDKSGIDFCRLLKNDELLAEIPVIMLTAKSEEDSKVHGLDAGADDYMTKPFSTRELISRIKAVLRRSNALSSDKPIEIGNLSLDPKSQRVTAAGKVVDVGPTEYRLLAFFMSHPERAYTRTQLLDQVWGGNVYIEDRTIDVHIKRLRTLLRPHQCDTLIQTVRGTGYRFSSFIEPI, from the coding sequence ATGTATAATGAGCAAATTTTGATTGTTGAAGATGAACCTGCGATTCGTGAAATGATCGTCATGACGCTAGAGATGGCGGGATTTGATAGTCTGCAGGCAGCAGATGTATCTGAGGCGCACCAACAAGTGGTCGATCACCGCCCGGCGCTGATTTTGCTAGATTGGATGCTGCCCGGCGATAAAAGTGGCATTGATTTTTGTCGACTGCTCAAAAACGATGAGCTACTCGCTGAGATACCAGTCATTATGTTGACGGCTAAAAGTGAAGAGGACAGCAAGGTGCATGGCCTTGATGCTGGTGCTGATGATTATATGACCAAGCCTTTTTCGACACGAGAGTTAATATCCAGAATCAAAGCAGTATTGCGGCGTAGTAACGCGCTCAGTAGTGATAAACCTATCGAAATCGGCAATCTGAGCCTTGATCCCAAAAGTCAGCGGGTGACAGCGGCTGGTAAAGTGGTTGATGTTGGTCCTACGGAATATCGATTACTGGCATTTTTTATGAGTCATCCAGAGCGTGCCTATACGCGGACGCAGCTGCTAGACCAAGTATGGGGCGGTAATGTATATATCGAAGATAGAACCATTGATGTGCATATCAAACGTTTGCGGACATTACTACGACCGCATCAATGTGATACGTTGATACAGACAGTACGCGGGACAGGCTATCGATTTTCTAGCTTTATTGAACCAATTTAA